The Candidatus Hydrogenedens sp. genome has a window encoding:
- a CDS encoding metallophosphoesterase, translated as MYHRHILIISSMLLVSSFSAYSETVVERSFETLRQTPRVCPEQFTFAVVGDSQPTEPGELPPVFFRMMEEWNCVKPAFVMSVGDLILGGSAEGLPKQWADFTNAIRLGLNHIPFFPAPGNHDISDKNSEDIYKSEIGPTCYAFSYGNARFIVLNSEEPGQVDSFSEIQKVWLQKELAKVTEKHIFVFLHKPYFVNPEHQGWNEIAQMLKPFKSVYVFAGHDHRYLNVGKRDNIQYVITGGGGGPIRKPPEEGGFHHYLLVRVENEEVSWSVIKPGFVESSDIVTKEKIELWNQWRDAFQIPTIEWDWGNPIHIDVPMKITNPSSDATTIEIQWDSPPSWTVTPSNSKIPLGFDNTNNTATVRISMSRNEPSPKLYPVPTANIVIPLTEGNYSLNIPFPIVPSIGIPYTDISPTIDGNLYEWETIPSYPLLYPVRFEPSQNTQDLQASWQCSWNEKGLYMAVTVYDNEFVQPYAGDIVWCADNLELFLGVWEWSLTLTEHGPEVFLYEGPGREEETVNTVVQLAVVRNEPYTYYEAYFPPSELTPLLLEAYQKITFSLIANDLDKSGDNPKRHWLEFTPDAGSGEDDFPRAILVLQPSKM; from the coding sequence ATGTATCACAGACACATTCTTATTATTTCCTCTATGTTACTCGTTTCTTCTTTTTCTGCTTATTCTGAAACGGTCGTAGAACGTTCCTTTGAAACGCTTCGTCAAACACCACGTGTGTGCCCGGAGCAATTTACTTTTGCAGTTGTAGGCGATAGTCAACCTACAGAACCTGGGGAATTACCGCCAGTATTTTTTAGAATGATGGAGGAATGGAATTGTGTAAAACCTGCTTTTGTTATGAGTGTTGGAGACCTTATATTAGGCGGTTCAGCGGAAGGACTTCCTAAACAATGGGCGGACTTTACAAATGCTATTCGTTTGGGTCTTAATCATATCCCTTTTTTTCCAGCACCAGGAAACCATGATATATCCGATAAAAACTCCGAAGATATTTATAAGTCTGAAATAGGACCTACATGCTATGCCTTTTCTTATGGGAATGCGAGGTTTATTGTGTTAAATTCGGAGGAGCCAGGGCAAGTGGATTCTTTCTCTGAAATTCAAAAAGTGTGGCTACAAAAAGAACTTGCCAAAGTAACTGAAAAGCATATCTTTGTATTTCTACACAAACCATATTTTGTCAATCCTGAACATCAGGGCTGGAATGAGATTGCCCAGATGTTAAAGCCGTTCAAGAGTGTCTATGTTTTTGCAGGTCATGACCATCGATATCTAAATGTAGGAAAACGAGACAATATTCAGTATGTGATTACAGGTGGAGGTGGTGGCCCGATTCGTAAACCTCCAGAAGAAGGTGGTTTCCACCATTATCTCCTTGTACGTGTAGAAAATGAAGAAGTGTCATGGAGTGTTATAAAACCTGGCTTTGTTGAATCATCAGATATCGTGACAAAAGAGAAAATAGAATTATGGAATCAATGGAGAGATGCATTTCAAATACCAACAATAGAATGGGATTGGGGTAATCCTATTCATATTGATGTTCCAATGAAAATAACAAATCCGTCGTCTGATGCTACAACAATTGAAATACAGTGGGATAGTCCACCCTCTTGGACAGTAACACCGTCAAACAGCAAAATTCCCTTGGGATTTGACAATACTAACAATACTGCAACAGTGCGGATAAGTATGAGTCGAAATGAGCCGTCACCAAAGTTATATCCTGTGCCAACAGCAAATATTGTTATCCCACTAACGGAGGGTAATTATTCATTAAATATACCGTTTCCGATAGTTCCGTCAATTGGGATTCCATATACTGATATTTCACCAACAATAGATGGTAATTTGTATGAATGGGAAACCATCCCTTCCTATCCATTACTTTATCCTGTCCGTTTTGAGCCTTCCCAAAATACTCAAGACTTGCAAGCCTCATGGCAATGTAGTTGGAATGAAAAAGGACTATATATGGCGGTTACAGTATACGATAATGAATTTGTTCAACCGTATGCAGGGGATATAGTCTGGTGTGCTGACAATCTGGAATTATTTTTAGGTGTTTGGGAATGGAGTTTAACATTAACGGAGCACGGACCGGAGGTCTTTCTTTATGAGGGTCCTGGTAGAGAAGAGGAAACCGTGAATACAGTTGTCCAACTTGCAGTAGTTCGTAACGAACCTTATACATATTACGAAGCCTATTTTCCACCATCAGAATTAACTCCCCTATTATTAGAAGCGTACCAAAAAATTACATTTTCTCTGATTGCAAATGATTTAGACAAATCTGGTGATAATCCGAAGCGACATTGGCTCGAATTTACACCGGACGCAGGCTCCGGCGAGGATGATTTTCCACGGGCTATTTTAGTATTACAACCATCTAAGATGTAG
- the xylA gene encoding xylose isomerase yields the protein MAEYFPEVQKPIAYEGPDSKNPLAFKHYNPKEKVLGKTMEQHLRFAVCYWHTFRGSGADMFGAPTLFRNFRQAKDEMEAAEKTLVAAFEFFTKLGVGFWCFHDADIAPEADTLSETNKRLDHIVKLAKKLQKDTGVKLLWGTCNLFSHPRFMAGAGTNPSPDVFAFAGAKVKKALEITHELNGAGYVFWGGREGYDTLLNTDMKRELDHLALFLQMAVDYKKKIGFKGQFYIEPKPKEPTKHQYDFDSASCYAFLQHYKLTEHFKLNIEANHATLAGHTFHHELAFAAVNGLLGSVDANRGDLLLGWDTDQFPTDLYDTTLAMYIIIKAGGFTTGGLNFDAHVRRQSIDPIDLFYAHIGAMDAFARGLKIAGKLIKDKVFEKAIAQRYAGWNKDFGKKIENKKLSFVELAKYAEAHGEPKLQSGRQELLENILNEYIR from the coding sequence ATGGCAGAATATTTTCCCGAAGTTCAGAAACCAATTGCTTATGAAGGTCCCGATTCAAAAAATCCACTTGCGTTTAAGCATTATAATCCGAAGGAAAAAGTATTAGGTAAGACGATGGAGCAACATCTCCGTTTTGCGGTTTGTTATTGGCATACATTTCGTGGTTCTGGGGCAGATATGTTTGGTGCTCCAACATTATTCCGAAATTTCAGGCAAGCAAAAGACGAAATGGAGGCGGCAGAAAAAACACTTGTTGCTGCATTTGAGTTTTTCACCAAGTTAGGTGTAGGTTTTTGGTGTTTTCATGACGCAGATATTGCACCAGAAGCGGATACTCTCTCAGAAACGAATAAACGGTTAGACCATATTGTAAAATTAGCCAAGAAACTTCAAAAAGATACTGGAGTAAAATTGTTATGGGGAACATGTAACCTTTTCTCCCATCCACGCTTTATGGCAGGTGCTGGGACTAATCCATCGCCTGATGTTTTTGCCTTTGCCGGTGCAAAAGTGAAAAAAGCCCTTGAGATAACACATGAACTAAATGGTGCTGGCTATGTTTTTTGGGGTGGTCGTGAAGGATATGACACATTGCTTAATACGGATATGAAGAGAGAATTAGACCATTTAGCCCTGTTTCTGCAGATGGCAGTAGATTACAAAAAGAAAATTGGATTTAAGGGACAGTTCTACATTGAGCCGAAACCAAAGGAGCCAACAAAACATCAGTATGACTTTGATTCTGCAAGTTGCTATGCCTTTTTACAACATTACAAGTTGACAGAGCATTTCAAATTAAATATTGAAGCAAATCATGCAACATTAGCAGGGCATACATTCCACCATGAATTGGCATTTGCCGCAGTAAATGGGTTATTAGGTTCTGTTGATGCTAATCGTGGTGACTTATTATTAGGTTGGGATACAGACCAATTCCCGACAGACTTATATGACACAACATTGGCAATGTATATAATTATCAAAGCAGGGGGATTTACCACAGGTGGATTAAACTTCGATGCACATGTGCGTCGTCAATCCATAGACCCGATAGACTTGTTCTATGCTCACATTGGTGCTATGGATGCATTTGCACGTGGATTAAAAATTGCAGGAAAATTGATAAAAGACAAAGTCTTCGAAAAAGCGATAGCCCAAAGATATGCAGGCTGGAACAAGGATTTTGGCAAAAAGATAGAGAATAAAAAACTCTCCTTTGTTGAACTTGCTAAATATGCAGAGGCTCATGGCGAACCAAAACTGCAAAGTGG